A region from the Acidimicrobiales bacterium genome encodes:
- a CDS encoding DUF3039 domain-containing protein, with amino-acid sequence MSPEVIERPDTRPSDPDLEEGKVAHIIRKDDQMRGYVMGEEVVALCGVRFVPTRDPERYPVCDACKATLARLRGSGGN; translated from the coding sequence GTGAGCCCCGAGGTCATCGAACGACCCGACACCCGCCCCTCCGACCCTGATCTCGAGGAGGGGAAGGTGGCGCACATCATCCGCAAGGACGACCAGATGCGTGGCTACGTGATGGGTGAGGAGGTCGTCGCGCTGTGCGGCGTCCGGTTCGTGCCGACCCGTGACCCCGAGCGCTATCCGGTGTGCGACGCGTGCAAGGCGACGCTGGCCCGGTTGCGGGGGAGCGGCGGCAACTGA
- a CDS encoding M15 family metallopeptidase: MRAVVIGALVVAVVAGGGGRVGAEDVRQERARVQAERAEVATQVDVLQADQARVSEALAAIEANVRTQEQVAAEAARAAETAAAEAESARVAAEASEAELAELRVRLTRLAVSAYVDPPGEDLLRRFEAGSAQEDATRRAFMAMRSGRDVDVIDQVRAVQRRLEDEVRRAEAARVEAEATQASAQAAVESLGEARSAQQGFAEQVRQRLGSRLAEAAALAGLDAGLADRIAAEEAALAAAVARVAPPAEAAAPPTGGQAPGPAPGGGPAPAPAPAPPPPTTRPVPRPPTPSLRTVGGITVNVAIADQLAGLLDAARADGIVLGGSGYRDINAQIQLRRQNCGTSDYAIWDMPPDQCSPPTARPGLSLHEQGLAVDFTANGRFITSRSDPGFVWLAANAGRFGFRNLPSEPWHWSLSGG, from the coding sequence GTGCGAGCTGTCGTGATCGGCGCGCTCGTGGTGGCGGTCGTGGCCGGGGGCGGCGGACGGGTCGGGGCCGAGGACGTGCGCCAGGAGCGGGCGCGGGTGCAGGCCGAGCGGGCCGAGGTGGCCACGCAGGTGGACGTCCTCCAGGCCGACCAGGCCCGGGTGAGCGAGGCCCTGGCGGCCATCGAGGCCAACGTCCGCACACAGGAGCAGGTCGCCGCCGAGGCGGCCCGTGCCGCCGAGACCGCGGCGGCCGAGGCCGAGAGTGCTCGCGTCGCCGCCGAGGCCAGCGAGGCCGAGCTGGCCGAGCTGCGCGTCCGGCTGACCCGCCTCGCGGTGTCCGCCTACGTCGACCCCCCCGGCGAGGACCTCCTGCGCCGCTTCGAAGCGGGCTCGGCCCAGGAGGACGCCACCCGTCGGGCGTTCATGGCGATGCGCTCGGGGCGCGACGTCGACGTGATCGACCAGGTGCGGGCGGTGCAGCGCCGGCTCGAGGACGAGGTCCGCCGTGCCGAGGCCGCCCGGGTCGAGGCCGAGGCCACCCAGGCGTCGGCCCAGGCCGCGGTCGAATCGCTCGGCGAGGCCCGGAGCGCCCAGCAGGGCTTCGCAGAGCAGGTCCGCCAGCGTCTCGGCTCGAGGCTCGCCGAGGCCGCCGCGCTGGCCGGCCTCGACGCCGGCCTCGCCGACCGCATCGCCGCCGAGGAGGCGGCCCTCGCCGCGGCGGTGGCCCGCGTCGCTCCGCCCGCCGAGGCCGCCGCGCCCCCGACGGGTGGTCAGGCCCCGGGCCCGGCTCCCGGGGGTGGGCCCGCCCCGGCCCCCGCCCCTGCGCCCCCGCCCCCGACGACCCGTCCGGTGCCCCGCCCGCCCACCCCGTCGCTGCGGACCGTGGGAGGCATCACCGTCAACGTGGCCATCGCCGACCAGCTGGCCGGTCTGCTCGACGCCGCCCGGGCCGACGGCATCGTGCTCGGCGGGTCGGGCTACCGGGACATCAACGCCCAGATCCAGCTCCGGCGACAGAACTGCGGCACGTCCGACTACGCCATCTGGGACATGCCGCCCGACCAGTGCAGCCCCCCGACGGCACGCCCGGGGCTGTCGCTGCACGAGCAGGGTCTGGCCGTCGACTTCACCGCCAACGGCCGGTTCATCACCAGCCGCAGCGATCCCGGGTTCGTCTGGTTGGCGGCCAACGCCGGCCGCTTCGGCTTCCGGAACCTCCCGAGCGAACCCTGGCACTGGTCGCTCAGCGGGGGATGA
- the prmA gene encoding 50S ribosomal protein L11 methyltransferase, with product MGDANRWWTVRVVVPAPDAEAAVAVLWSAGVAGIEERPGGDAPTGERHLLAGVEGAAVDAVLDALGARWEVEVLPVAGDEWLDEWRRWARPWRAGRRFVVVPSWQEPPPWAGDDDVVLAIDPGRAFGSGAHATTRLCLAVLEDRVAPGARVVDVGCGSGVLAVAAARSGAAHVEAVDVDPEAVRVTAVNAARNGVADRVRASSSGVDELTATADVVVANIGASVLVALAPALVRATAQGGSLVLSGLLSDQLGGVATAFAAAGAAPVDDGVEGEWHVLVLEHRPSRGGSGPRARR from the coding sequence GTGGGCGACGCGAACCGGTGGTGGACGGTGCGGGTGGTCGTGCCGGCCCCCGACGCCGAGGCGGCCGTCGCCGTGCTGTGGTCGGCGGGGGTCGCGGGCATCGAGGAGCGCCCCGGCGGCGACGCCCCCACCGGCGAGCGGCATCTGCTGGCCGGCGTCGAGGGAGCCGCGGTGGACGCCGTCCTCGATGCCCTGGGCGCCCGCTGGGAGGTCGAGGTCCTCCCCGTCGCCGGCGACGAGTGGCTCGACGAGTGGCGTCGTTGGGCCCGGCCGTGGCGGGCGGGCCGGCGCTTCGTGGTGGTGCCGAGCTGGCAGGAGCCGCCGCCCTGGGCGGGTGACGACGACGTGGTGCTGGCCATCGACCCGGGCCGGGCCTTCGGCAGCGGTGCCCATGCCACCACCCGGCTCTGCCTCGCCGTCCTCGAGGACCGGGTGGCGCCCGGTGCCCGGGTCGTGGACGTGGGGTGCGGGAGCGGTGTGCTGGCCGTCGCCGCGGCGCGGTCGGGCGCCGCCCACGTCGAGGCCGTGGACGTGGACCCCGAGGCGGTCCGCGTGACCGCGGTCAACGCGGCGCGCAACGGGGTGGCCGACCGGGTGCGCGCCTCGTCGAGCGGGGTCGACGAGCTGACCGCGACCGCCGACGTCGTGGTGGCCAACATCGGCGCCTCGGTCCTGGTGGCGCTGGCCCCGGCTCTGGTGAGGGCCACCGCCCAGGGGGGCTCGCTGGTGCTGAGCGGACTGCTGAGCGACCAGCTCGGCGGCGTCGCGACGGCGTTCGCCGCCGCCGGGGCCGCCCCGGTCGACGACGGGGTCGAGGGGGAGTGGCACGTCCTCGTGCTGGAGCATCGACCCAGCCGGGGCGGATCAGGGCCGCGGGCGCGCCGATAG
- a CDS encoding FKBP-type peptidyl-prolyl cis-trans isomerase has product MSEPTKPEVSIPDEAAPVELVIEDLDVGDGAEAVAGSNVTVHYVGVAWSTGQQFDASWDRRDTFEFRLGAGQVITGWDEGVQGMKVGGRRRLTIPPHKGYGDRGAGGVIRGGETLVFVVDLVNVG; this is encoded by the coding sequence ATGAGCGAACCCACCAAGCCCGAGGTGTCCATCCCCGACGAGGCGGCTCCTGTCGAGCTCGTGATCGAGGACCTCGACGTCGGTGACGGCGCCGAGGCCGTCGCCGGGTCCAACGTGACCGTCCACTACGTCGGCGTGGCCTGGAGCACCGGCCAGCAGTTCGACGCCTCGTGGGACCGCCGGGACACCTTCGAGTTCCGCCTCGGGGCCGGCCAGGTCATCACCGGGTGGGACGAGGGCGTGCAGGGGATGAAGGTCGGGGGCCGTCGGCGTCTGACGATCCCGCCCCACAAGGGCTACGGCGACCGCGGCGCCGGCGGGGTGATCCGGGGCGGCGAGACGTTGGTCTTCGTCGTCGACCTCGTCAACGTCGGGTGA
- a CDS encoding glycoside hydrolase family 76 protein, whose product MQGDAGPVAGERRQLSDADRAGAAWSALVDLYLDRGRGGRVKVRDQPGSFSPVAALWPLTQVMAGALHVARLHGDDELVAPLFALLDGYRPRRSDGYLPFPGRPPLYYDDNAWVGLVQVQAAFLASARGDRAAADGFGAAALRTFHVVAAGQRPDGAVRWRDRPDSPVNTCATAPLVQLALRLAAHDEPGERRDRLVAVAAAADGALARLLRRDDALYADHVEPDGRVDPAVWAYNQGTPAGADVSWWRLTGDESRLERAAATATASLRLFAGERLWVHPPVFVAVWFRNLLTLHAVRPVPGLLDALDGYLDRVWREARHPGSGAFGGGGLGRYGDGGVIDHAGLTQLYALRAWDPRWWPEIC is encoded by the coding sequence GTGCAAGGCGACGCTGGCCCGGTTGCGGGGGAGCGGCGGCAACTGAGCGACGCCGACCGGGCCGGGGCGGCGTGGTCGGCGCTGGTCGACCTGTACCTCGACCGCGGGCGGGGAGGTCGGGTGAAGGTGCGCGACCAGCCGGGGAGCTTCTCCCCGGTGGCGGCGCTCTGGCCGCTGACCCAGGTGATGGCCGGAGCCCTCCACGTCGCCCGGCTCCACGGTGACGACGAGCTCGTGGCACCCCTGTTCGCCCTGCTCGACGGGTACCGGCCCCGCCGGAGTGACGGCTACCTGCCGTTCCCCGGCCGGCCACCGCTCTACTACGACGACAACGCGTGGGTGGGCCTGGTCCAGGTGCAGGCGGCGTTCCTCGCCTCGGCCCGAGGGGACCGGGCGGCCGCCGACGGCTTCGGCGCCGCGGCGTTGCGCACGTTCCACGTCGTGGCGGCCGGGCAGCGCCCGGACGGGGCGGTCCGGTGGCGGGATCGGCCCGACAGCCCGGTGAACACCTGCGCCACCGCACCTCTGGTGCAGCTGGCGCTGCGGCTGGCGGCGCACGACGAGCCCGGCGAGCGCCGCGACCGGCTCGTTGCGGTGGCCGCCGCCGCCGACGGCGCGCTCGCCCGGCTGCTCCGGCGCGACGACGCCCTCTATGCCGATCACGTCGAGCCCGACGGTCGGGTCGATCCCGCCGTCTGGGCCTACAACCAGGGGACCCCGGCCGGGGCCGACGTGTCGTGGTGGCGCCTGACCGGCGACGAGTCCCGTCTCGAACGGGCCGCGGCCACGGCCACCGCGTCGCTCCGGCTCTTCGCCGGCGAACGGCTGTGGGTGCACCCACCGGTGTTCGTGGCGGTGTGGTTCCGCAACCTGTTGACCCTCCACGCCGTTCGCCCCGTGCCCGGGCTGCTCGACGCACTCGACGGCTATCTGGACCGGGTGTGGCGGGAGGCGCGCCATCCGGGGTCGGGGGCGTTCGGCGGCGGCGGCCTGGGGCGCTACGGCGACGGTGGGGTGATCGATCACGCCGGCCTCACCCAGCTGTACGCCCTGCGGGCCTGGGACCCGCGGTGGTGGCCCGAGATCTGCTGA